Proteins from one Streptomyces sp. NBC_00289 genomic window:
- a CDS encoding sensor histidine kinase gives MPSMNELVRQHTALDDSDLEWLHLLVSEWQLLSDLSFADLVLWVPTRDGTRYVSVAQMRPNTGPTSYQDDMVGHLVPRGRRPMLDAAHDEGRIVREGDPEWREEVPVRVESIPVRREGRVLGVIARNTNLLTVRTPSRLELTYLQSASDLAQMIAAGSFPFANQQVDMDASPRVGDGLIRLDADGIVQYASPNALSAYHRLGLATDLVGQHLGETTAELAPTLGPVDEALAKVASGWAPREFEIESHDGVIQFRAIPLKPKGTRIGSLVLLRDVTELRRRERELITKDATIREIHHRVKNNLQTVAALLRLQARRIESDRGREALEEAVRRVGSIAIVHETLSQNLDERVEFDEIADRVLAMVAEISPGKVAGRRTGRFGILDAEVATPLSMVLTEILQNALEHGFREGDTGTVEVSAVRGGSTKETRLLVTVQDDGVGLPEGFDPHTGGNLGLQIVRTLVEGELGGTFDMVRAPERGTRVILDIPVRAPK, from the coding sequence GTGCCCTCCATGAACGAACTCGTACGCCAGCACACCGCCCTCGACGACTCCGACCTCGAGTGGCTTCACCTGCTGGTCTCGGAGTGGCAGCTGCTCTCCGACCTCTCCTTCGCCGACCTCGTCCTGTGGGTCCCCACCCGCGACGGCACCCGCTACGTCTCCGTCGCCCAGATGCGGCCCAACACCGGCCCCACCTCGTACCAGGACGACATGGTCGGCCACCTCGTGCCCCGCGGCCGCCGGCCCATGCTGGACGCCGCGCACGACGAGGGCCGGATCGTCCGCGAGGGCGACCCCGAGTGGCGTGAGGAGGTCCCGGTCCGGGTCGAGTCGATCCCCGTACGGCGTGAGGGGCGCGTGCTCGGGGTCATCGCGCGCAACACCAACCTGCTCACCGTGCGTACCCCGAGCCGCCTGGAGCTGACGTACCTCCAGAGCGCCTCGGACCTCGCGCAGATGATCGCGGCCGGCTCCTTCCCGTTCGCGAACCAGCAGGTGGACATGGACGCCTCGCCCCGGGTGGGCGACGGTCTCATCCGGCTGGACGCGGACGGCATCGTCCAGTACGCCTCGCCGAACGCCCTGTCCGCGTACCACCGCCTCGGCCTCGCGACCGACCTCGTCGGCCAGCACCTGGGCGAGACCACGGCCGAACTCGCCCCGACACTCGGGCCGGTGGACGAGGCGCTGGCCAAGGTCGCCAGCGGCTGGGCGCCGCGCGAGTTCGAGATCGAGTCCCACGACGGGGTGATCCAGTTCCGGGCGATTCCGCTCAAGCCCAAGGGCACCCGGATCGGTTCGCTGGTCCTGCTCCGGGACGTGACCGAACTACGGCGGCGCGAGCGAGAGTTGATCACCAAGGACGCGACCATCCGGGAGATCCACCACCGGGTGAAGAACAACCTGCAGACGGTGGCCGCCCTGTTGCGCCTCCAGGCCCGGCGTATCGAGTCCGACCGCGGCCGCGAGGCCCTGGAGGAGGCGGTACGGCGGGTCGGTTCGATCGCGATCGTGCACGAGACCCTCTCCCAGAACCTCGACGAGCGGGTGGAGTTCGACGAGATCGCCGACCGTGTCCTCGCGATGGTCGCCGAGATCTCCCCGGGCAAGGTGGCCGGCCGGCGCACCGGCCGCTTCGGCATCCTGGACGCCGAGGTCGCCACGCCCCTGTCGATGGTGCTGACCGAGATCCTGCAGAACGCCCTGGAGCACGGCTTCCGCGAGGGCGACACCGGCACCGTCGAGGTCTCGGCGGTCCGCGGCGGCTCCACGAAGGAGACCCGCCTGCTGGTGACCGTCCAGGACGACGGCGTCGGACTGCCCGAGGGCTTCGACCCGCACACCGGGGGCAACCTCGGCCTGCAGATCGTACGGACCCTGGTGGAAGGCGAGTTGGGCGGCACGTTCGACATGGTCCGCGCCCCGGAGCGGGGGACCCGGGTGATCCTCGACATTCCGGTGCGGGCCCCCAAGTAG
- the nagB gene encoding glucosamine-6-phosphate deaminase: MEVVIVPDARSGGELIADAIARLLRRKPDALLGVATGSTPLPVYEALASEVKSAAVDASRARIAQLDEYVGLPAEHPESYRSVLRREVLEPLGIGMDAFIGPDGTAQDVLGACEAYDRALAEAGGVDLQLLGIGTDGHIGFNEPCSSLASRTRIKTLTEQTRIDNARFFDGDIEQVPHHVITQGIGTILEARHLVLLATGEGKADAVAATVEGPVAAVCPASALQLHPHATVVVDEAAASKLKLADYFRHTFANKPDWQGI, encoded by the coding sequence GTGGAAGTTGTCATCGTTCCGGACGCCCGGTCGGGCGGCGAGCTCATCGCCGATGCCATCGCCCGGCTCCTGCGGCGCAAGCCCGACGCCCTGCTCGGCGTGGCCACCGGCTCGACTCCGCTGCCCGTCTACGAGGCGCTGGCGTCCGAGGTGAAGTCCGCCGCCGTGGACGCCTCGCGGGCCCGGATCGCACAGCTCGACGAATACGTGGGGCTGCCCGCCGAGCACCCCGAGTCCTACCGCTCGGTACTGCGGCGCGAGGTGCTGGAGCCGCTCGGGATCGGTATGGACGCGTTCATCGGACCCGACGGCACGGCCCAGGACGTGCTCGGGGCCTGCGAGGCGTACGACAGGGCGCTGGCCGAGGCCGGCGGGGTGGATCTCCAGCTGCTCGGGATCGGCACCGACGGACACATCGGGTTCAACGAGCCCTGCTCCTCCCTCGCCTCGCGGACCAGGATCAAGACGCTCACCGAGCAGACCCGGATCGACAACGCGCGCTTCTTCGACGGTGACATCGAGCAGGTCCCGCACCACGTCATCACGCAGGGCATCGGCACCATCCTCGAGGCCCGCCACCTGGTGCTCCTCGCCACCGGTGAGGGCAAGGCGGACGCGGTCGCCGCGACGGTGGAGGGACCGGTCGCCGCGGTCTGCCCGGCCTCCGCGCTCCAGCTCCACCCGCACGCCACCGTGGTCGTCGACGAGGCCGCCGCGTCCAAGCTGAAGCTCGCCGACTACTTCCGGCACACCTTCGCCAACAAGCCGGACTGGCAGGGGATCTAG
- a CDS encoding glycoside hydrolase family 3 protein, producing the protein MTTFASGTTASSSGGDGLSRDALTVLQPGFPGTTAPDWLLRRLGEGLASVGLFGRNIASAEQLSALTAQLRAEREDVLVAIDEEGGDVTRLEVRTGSSFPGNNALGAVDDVELTRDVAAELGRRLAACGVNLNWAPSADVNSNPANPVIGVRSFGADTRLAARHTAAYVTGLQSAGVAACTKHFPGHGDTAVDSHHALPRIDAQGEVLGERELVPFRAAIAAGTRAVMSAHILVPALDPDRPATLSRRILTDLLRGELGYDGLIVTDGMEMRAIAGTYGIERGSVLAVAAGADAICVGGGLCDDETVRRLRDALVAAVRSGELPEERLADAAERVRALARWTAAAGSAGQDAGDSEVGLRAARRALRITGAPDFTPLTEAPYVAALTPVANIAVGAETPWGVAAELSRLLPGTETGSFSGEDAGQHALAAAGGRRVVAVVRDEHRHPWMAAALDTLLAARPDTVVVEMGLPQATPRGALHIATHGAARVCGRAAAEVVAGA; encoded by the coding sequence ATGACGACATTCGCCAGTGGCACCACTGCGTCCAGTTCAGGTGGAGACGGCCTGTCGCGTGACGCGCTTACCGTCCTCCAGCCCGGCTTCCCCGGCACCACGGCCCCCGACTGGCTGCTGCGCCGGCTCGGCGAGGGCCTCGCCTCCGTCGGCCTGTTCGGCCGCAACATCGCCTCCGCCGAGCAACTGTCCGCCCTGACCGCCCAGCTGCGCGCCGAACGCGAGGACGTGCTCGTCGCGATCGACGAGGAGGGCGGCGACGTCACCCGGCTCGAGGTGCGGACCGGTTCCTCCTTCCCGGGCAACAACGCGCTGGGCGCGGTCGACGACGTCGAGCTGACCAGGGACGTCGCCGCCGAACTCGGCCGCCGCCTGGCCGCCTGCGGGGTCAACCTCAACTGGGCTCCGTCGGCGGACGTGAACTCCAACCCCGCCAACCCGGTCATCGGTGTCCGCTCCTTCGGCGCCGACACCCGCCTCGCCGCCCGGCACACGGCCGCCTATGTCACCGGCCTGCAGTCCGCCGGAGTCGCCGCCTGCACCAAGCACTTCCCCGGCCACGGCGACACGGCGGTGGACTCCCACCACGCGCTGCCCCGCATCGACGCGCAGGGCGAGGTGCTCGGGGAACGCGAACTCGTGCCGTTCCGCGCCGCGATCGCCGCGGGCACCCGCGCGGTCATGAGCGCCCACATCCTGGTCCCGGCCCTGGACCCGGACCGCCCGGCGACGTTGTCCCGCCGCATCCTGACCGACCTGCTGCGCGGCGAACTCGGCTACGACGGCCTGATCGTCACCGACGGCATGGAGATGCGGGCCATCGCCGGCACCTACGGCATCGAACGCGGCAGCGTCCTCGCCGTCGCCGCCGGAGCCGACGCGATCTGCGTGGGCGGCGGACTGTGCGACGACGAGACGGTACGGCGCCTGCGCGACGCCCTGGTCGCGGCCGTGCGCTCCGGCGAGCTGCCCGAGGAACGCCTCGCGGACGCGGCGGAGCGGGTGCGCGCCCTGGCACGCTGGACGGCGGCGGCGGGCAGCGCCGGCCAGGACGCCGGTGACAGCGAGGTCGGCCTGCGCGCGGCCCGGCGTGCCCTGCGGATCACCGGAGCGCCGGACTTCACCCCGCTCACCGAAGCGCCCTACGTCGCCGCGCTCACCCCGGTCGCGAACATCGCGGTCGGCGCCGAGACGCCCTGGGGAGTGGCCGCTGAGCTCTCCCGCCTGCTTCCCGGCACGGAGACGGGCAGCTTCTCGGGCGAGGACGCCGGGCAGCACGCCCTGGCCGCCGCCGGTGGCCGTCGGGTCGTGGCCGTCGTGCGCGACGAACACCGCCACCCCTGGATGGCGGCCGCCCTCGACACCCTGCTGGCGGCCCGCCCCGACACGGTCGTCGTCGAGATGGGCCTGCCGCAGGCCACCCCGCGAGGAGCCCTGCACATCGCCACCCACGGCGCGGCCCGGGTGTGCGGCCGGGCGGCCGCGGAGGTCGTCGCGGGGGCGTGA
- a CDS encoding carbohydrate ABC transporter permease produces the protein MTAVNAVATTGTGSGTTSGTGAGSTSRPRRSKAGWNLLGLLVFLAAGFPVYWMVNTAIKPAKDAIDPDPSLLPTGFTLSNFSRALDIADFWGPVGRSLIVSLSVVAIGIVVGMLAALAISRFAFRGRKVVIVGILAVQMVPLVAMIIPVFLLLNDLEQYDKLTGLILTYLTFILPFTVWTLRGFIVNIPKELEEAAMVDGCSRTGAFIRVVFPLLAPGMVATSVYGFIQAWNEYLYALMLLSQKNQTATVWLGNFTTKHGTEYAPMMAGSTMMAVPIVVLFLLVQRKMAAGLTAGAVKG, from the coding sequence ATGACCGCCGTGAACGCCGTCGCCACCACGGGAACCGGCTCGGGAACCACCTCGGGAACCGGCGCGGGGAGCACCTCGCGGCCCCGCAGGTCCAAGGCCGGCTGGAACCTCCTCGGTCTCCTCGTCTTCCTCGCCGCGGGCTTCCCCGTCTACTGGATGGTCAACACGGCCATCAAACCGGCGAAGGACGCCATCGACCCGGACCCGAGCCTGCTGCCGACCGGATTCACCCTCTCCAACTTCAGCCGGGCGCTGGACATCGCCGACTTCTGGGGCCCGGTCGGCCGCAGCCTGATCGTGTCCCTGTCGGTCGTGGCCATCGGCATCGTCGTCGGCATGCTGGCCGCGCTCGCCATCTCGCGCTTCGCCTTCCGCGGCCGCAAGGTCGTGATCGTCGGCATCCTGGCGGTCCAGATGGTCCCGCTGGTCGCCATGATCATCCCGGTCTTCCTGCTCCTCAACGACCTGGAGCAGTACGACAAGCTCACCGGCCTGATCCTCACCTATCTGACCTTCATCCTCCCCTTCACGGTGTGGACGCTGCGCGGCTTCATCGTCAACATCCCGAAGGAACTGGAGGAGGCGGCCATGGTCGACGGCTGCTCCCGCACCGGCGCCTTCATCCGGGTCGTGTTCCCGCTGCTGGCCCCCGGCATGGTCGCCACCTCGGTCTACGGCTTCATCCAGGCCTGGAACGAGTACCTGTACGCCCTCATGCTGCTCAGCCAGAAGAACCAGACCGCGACCGTCTGGCTCGGCAACTTCACCACCAAGCACGGCACCGAGTACGCCCCGATGATGGCCGGCTCCACGATGATGGCCGTGCCGATCGTCGTCCTGTTCCTCCTCGTCCAGCGCAAGATGGCCGCGGGCCTGACCGCGGGCGCCGTGAAGGGATAA
- a CDS encoding carbohydrate ABC transporter permease, with protein MSAADTTTAKVPPTRQSPPPPAVAKKPPGKRSSGAGTPWLLLAPCLLILVLVLGYPLVRLVTLSFQKFGQSQLWGFQPAESVGFDNFTKVLSDDEFWQVVVRTIVFAAGSVIFTMVIGMAVALLLQRVSGWVKTLVNIALVASWGMPIIVATTVFKWLFDADYGILNALASKLPGVDLIGHNWFASGPQGLAVIMLLVVWGAVPFVVITLSAGLTQVPAELEEAARLDGAGAWGVFRHVTLPILKPIIVMLTTLSVIWDMGVFPQVFVMRNEHPEAEFQLLTTYSYDRAFVVNDYAQGSAIALLTVLLLLGVVAVYMRQMLQIGDVE; from the coding sequence ATGAGTGCCGCAGACACGACCACTGCCAAAGTGCCGCCCACGCGGCAGTCGCCACCACCACCGGCCGTCGCGAAGAAGCCACCCGGCAAGCGGAGTTCGGGCGCCGGCACGCCATGGCTGCTGCTCGCCCCCTGTCTTCTGATCCTGGTGCTCGTCCTCGGCTATCCGCTGGTCCGCCTGGTCACCCTCTCCTTCCAAAAGTTCGGGCAGTCCCAGCTGTGGGGCTTCCAGCCGGCCGAGTCGGTCGGGTTCGACAACTTCACCAAGGTGCTGAGCGACGACGAGTTCTGGCAGGTCGTGGTCCGCACGATCGTCTTCGCGGCCGGTTCGGTGATCTTCACGATGGTCATCGGCATGGCGGTGGCACTGCTGCTGCAACGCGTCTCCGGCTGGGTGAAGACACTCGTCAACATCGCGCTGGTGGCCAGCTGGGGCATGCCCATCATCGTCGCCACCACGGTCTTCAAGTGGTTGTTCGACGCCGACTACGGCATCCTCAACGCGCTGGCCAGCAAGCTGCCCGGCGTCGACCTGATCGGCCACAACTGGTTCGCCAGCGGACCGCAGGGCCTGGCCGTGATCATGCTCCTGGTGGTGTGGGGCGCGGTGCCGTTCGTCGTCATCACCCTCAGCGCGGGCCTCACCCAGGTGCCCGCCGAACTGGAGGAGGCGGCCCGGCTGGACGGCGCCGGAGCCTGGGGCGTGTTCCGGCACGTCACCCTCCCCATCCTCAAGCCGATCATCGTGATGCTGACGACCCTCTCGGTCATCTGGGACATGGGCGTCTTCCCGCAGGTCTTCGTGATGCGCAACGAGCATCCCGAGGCCGAGTTCCAGCTCCTCACCACGTACTCGTACGACCGTGCCTTCGTGGTCAACGACTACGCGCAGGGCTCCGCGATCGCCCTCCTCACCGTGCTGTTGCTGCTCGGAGTGGTCGCCGTCTACATGCGCCAGATGCTGCAGATCGGAGACGTCGAATGA
- a CDS encoding extracellular solute-binding protein, translating to MKRKLIVAIGIAGMMVSIAACGDDNSGGSDKSGADAKELTVWLTVDAQNNWPELVKAADAAVQKKHPGVKINHEYYGWPDKNTKLDAVLATDKAPDVVEMGNTEMLGYMVKGAFAPLDAAKFDNSSAWLDGLKASVTYDGKTYGVPYYAGGRVANWRKDLFASVGVKSTPKTYAELTSALNKVQKKEGDKFSAWYQPTRDWYAAMSFVYDAGGSIAAESGGQWKGTLSSPESVKGLTAFKNVVDKYMHGDKTKDESDRYIVYGQGKSGMIFGAAWEGATSEDPKNDKTGKLKGNLENFVMPGPSGKNLPVFLGGSDLAVPVKSKAQALAAEWINAFTGPAGQKGLIGKGNLPNNKTDLATLKNDPATAVPATAAESNWFVPMAPGWGQVEKAQVLQTMLQQIGTGKKSVEAAAKDADAAIDKVINTK from the coding sequence GTGAAGCGCAAGCTGATAGTCGCGATCGGTATCGCGGGCATGATGGTCTCCATCGCGGCGTGCGGGGACGACAACAGCGGGGGTTCGGACAAGAGCGGCGCTGACGCCAAGGAGCTGACCGTCTGGCTCACCGTCGACGCTCAGAACAACTGGCCGGAACTGGTGAAGGCCGCCGACGCCGCCGTGCAGAAGAAGCACCCCGGCGTCAAGATCAACCACGAGTACTACGGCTGGCCGGACAAGAACACCAAGCTCGACGCGGTGCTCGCCACCGATAAGGCCCCCGACGTGGTCGAGATGGGCAACACCGAGATGCTCGGCTACATGGTCAAGGGCGCCTTCGCCCCCCTCGACGCGGCCAAGTTCGACAACTCCTCCGCCTGGCTGGACGGCCTCAAGGCCTCGGTGACCTACGACGGCAAGACCTACGGCGTCCCCTACTACGCCGGTGGCCGCGTCGCCAACTGGCGCAAGGACCTGTTCGCCTCGGTCGGCGTCAAGTCCACCCCGAAGACGTACGCCGAGCTGACCTCCGCCCTGAACAAGGTGCAGAAGAAGGAGGGCGACAAGTTCAGCGCCTGGTACCAGCCCACCCGCGACTGGTACGCGGCCATGTCCTTCGTCTACGACGCCGGCGGCTCGATCGCCGCCGAGTCGGGCGGCCAGTGGAAGGGCACCCTGTCCTCGCCGGAGTCCGTCAAGGGCCTCACCGCGTTCAAGAACGTCGTCGACAAGTACATGCACGGCGACAAGACCAAGGACGAGTCGGACCGGTACATCGTCTACGGCCAGGGCAAGTCCGGCATGATCTTCGGCGCGGCCTGGGAGGGCGCGACCTCCGAGGACCCGAAGAACGACAAGACCGGCAAGCTCAAGGGCAACCTCGAGAACTTCGTGATGCCCGGCCCGTCCGGCAAGAACCTCCCCGTCTTCCTCGGCGGCAGCGACCTCGCCGTACCGGTGAAGTCGAAGGCGCAGGCCCTCGCCGCCGAGTGGATCAACGCGTTCACCGGTCCGGCCGGCCAGAAGGGCCTGATCGGCAAGGGCAACCTGCCCAACAACAAGACCGACCTCGCGACCCTCAAGAACGACCCCGCGACCGCGGTCCCGGCCACCGCGGCCGAGTCCAACTGGTTCGTCCCGATGGCGCCGGGCTGGGGCCAGGTCGAGAAGGCCCAGGTCCTGCAGACCATGCTGCAGCAGATCGGTACCGGCAAGAAGTCGGTGGAGGCGGCCGCGAAGGACGCGGACGCCGCGATCGACAAGGTCATCAACACCAAGTGA